The Primulina huaijiensis isolate GDHJ02 chromosome 17, ASM1229523v2, whole genome shotgun sequence genome window below encodes:
- the LOC140962899 gene encoding F-box/kelch-repeat protein At3g61590-like — protein sequence MEEENSWVSHSISSPSLEFDSFSELHEQNDKEVAAVYMDFILPDDLLERILTYLPIASIFRAGSVCKRWREIVTSKRFIRNYSLAVSPKPWYFMFTSSDEPVGYAYDLVLRKWHSIGLPCIDTSNWSIASSCGLVCFMDDDRRRELYVCNPITFCWRAVVEPPGPRFSDYHALAISVDRASHSYKILVVKSRQLPGNLFQCNLSIYMYKSESMTWGTILTESLTGWRAGDESVICDGVLYFLIYSTGCGDPDNRHGLIMYNLGSRPSNGLLMRSFIAAPCSITCGRLMNLKEKLVLVGGIGKPDRPGVIKGIGIWALKGREWQEITRMPHKYFYGFGEFDDVFASSGTDDLVYIQSYGAPALLIFNLSLKQWKWSQKSPVTKKFPLQLFTGFCFEARLEISP from the coding sequence ATGGAAGAGGAAAATTCATGGGTGAGCCATAGCATTTCTAGCCCCTCCTTGGAGTTCGATTCATTCTCAGAGCTTCATGAGCAAAATGATAAAGAAGTTGCTGCGGTTTATATGGATTTCATTTTACCTGACGATCTGTTGGAACGAATATTGACCTATCTCCCCATTGCTAGCATTTTCAGGGCAGGCTCGGTATGTAAAAGATGGCGTGAAATTGTAACGTCGAAGAGGTTCATCCGGAATTATTCTCTTGCAGTGTCACCAAAACCTTGGTACTTTATGTTCACAAGCTCAGACGAACCAGTTGGTTATGCGTACGATCTGGTCCTTAGAAAATGGCACAGCATCGGTCTCCCCTGCATTGATACGTCCAACTGGTCCATTGCTTCATCTTGTGGGTTGGTTTGCTTCATGGATGATGATAGGAGGAGAGAGTTGTATGTCTGTAACCCAATAACCTTTTGCTGGAGGGCAGTAGTTGAGCCTCCTGGCCCAAGATTTTCCGATTATCATGCATTAGCGATTTCAGTGGACAGAGCATCTCATAGTTACAAGATATTAGTTGTTAAATCTAGGCAGTTACCTGGAAATTTATTCCAGTGTAATCTCTCCATTTACATGTACAAGTCCGAATCAATGACCTGGGGGACGATTTTGACTGAGAGCTTAACGGGATGGCGAGCTGGTGATGAGAGCGTGATATGCGATGGGGTATTGTACTTCCTGATTTACTCAACTGGATGTGGTGATCCTGACAATCGCCATGGCCTGATCATGTATAATCTTGGAAGCCGACCCTCCAATGGTTTGCTCATGAGGAGTTTCATTGCTGCACCTTGTTCCATCACTTGTGGTCGCTTGATGAACCTGAAAGAAAAACTTGTACTGGTTGGGGGAATCGGGAAACCAGATCGTCCTGGTGTTATCAAGGGGATCGGTATTTGGGCTCTGAAGGGTAGAGAATGGCAGGAGATAACCCGAATGCCCCACAAGTACTTTTATGGTTTTGGCGAGTTCGATGATGTATTTGCCAGCAGCGGAACTGATGATCTTGTGTACATCCAGAGCTATGGAGCGCCCGCTCTTCTTATTTTTAACTTGAGCTTAAAGCAGTGGAAGTGGTCCCAGAAATCTCCGGTAACCAAGAAGTTTCCACTTCAGCTCTTTACTGGTTTTTGCTTCGAAGCCAGGCTTGAAATTTCTCCTTAA